In one window of Pseudoliparis swirei isolate HS2019 ecotype Mariana Trench chromosome 15, NWPU_hadal_v1, whole genome shotgun sequence DNA:
- the dbnla gene encoding drebrin-like a isoform X4, whose protein sequence is MNQTRELYEENQRLRGASRGEPEAEELHEENQRLRSFTRRTRETMAVNLSRNGPSLMDAYKEVVDGRMATNWALFTYEGNTNDIRLAEKGDGGLEEMVEELSSGKVMYAFCRVQDPNSGLSKYVLINWIGEGVKDSRKGMCANHVNAMASFLKGAHVTINARGDDDVEPEVILQKVAKASGADFRFHQQEQREAPREAVGSVYRRVNAVEEIQQTRKDDFWGQAQVQRDEAARLQEDKRVEKERKEVEEKKTKEREVEREEKQTKERVQQMEKIQQQREEEQRQHNPPRDENRKSGVAAAASVQKANEAKSLISQRSFNPRDIFRQREQSFESPAASGPGKVLCQKSFERDTLLPPPSPAAVAPVSPVSPVSPVSCVTRVSPVPSHSPAAPDEEEWSDEFEDDGDEAAPEDLYQAPPAGTDEDLYEEVQNQQFGGDETRENIRVRALYDYKAALSPVDDSEITFDPGDIITGVDMLDEGWWRGHGPQGHYGMFPANYVELL, encoded by the exons ATGAACCAGACTCGGGAGCTTTACGAGGAGAACCAGAGGCTGAGAGGAGCTTCACGAGGAGAACCAGAGGCTGAGGAGCTTCACGAGGAGAACCAGAGGCTGAGGAGCTTCACGAGGAGAACCAGGGAGACGATGGCAGTGAACCTGAGCAGGAACGGTCCGTCACTCATGGACGCTTACAAAGAAGTGGTGGACGGGAGGATGGCCACCAACTG GGCGCTCTTCACGTATGAAGGGAACACGAATGACATCCGTCTGGCAGAGAAAGGAG atggtgGATTAGAGGAGATGGTGGAGGAGCTGAGCAGTGGGAAGGTGATGTACGCTTTCTGTCGAGTCCAGGACCCAAACTCAGGTCTGTCCAAATATGTCCTCATAaactgg ataggtgaaggtgtgaaggaCTCTAGAAAAGGAATGTGTGCCAACCACGTGAACGCCATGGCCAGCTTCCTGAAG ggagCTCACGTGACCATCAACGCCCGTGGAGACGACGACGTGGAGCCGGAGGTCATCCTGCAGAAGGTGGCCAAGGCGTCCGGAGCCGACTTCCGCTTCCACCAGCAGGAGCAGCGAGAGGCCCCCAGAGAGGCCGTG GGCTCTGTGTACCGGAGGGTCAACGCGGTGGAGGAGATCCAACAGACCAGGAAGGACGACTTCTGGGGTCAAGCTCAGGTACAG AGGGACGAAGCCGCTCGTCTACAGGAGGACAAACgagtggagaaggagaggaaggaggtggaggagaagaagactaaagagagggaggtggagagggaggagaagcagaCCAAGGAGAGAGTTCAGCAGATGGAGAA GATTCAacagcagagagaagaagagcagcgGCAGCAT AACCCGCCGCGAGATGAGAACAGGAAGTCGGGCGTCGCTGCTGCAGCGTCGGTGCAGAAAGCTAAC GAGGCCAAATCACTGATTTCTCAGAGATCGTTCAACCCCAGAGACATCTTCAGGCAGAGGGAGCAGAGCTTTGAGTCTCCTGCTGCATCAggaccag GGAAGGTTCTATGTCAGAAGTCCTTTGAGAGAGACACTTTGCtgcctcctccgtctccagctGCTGTGGCCCCggtgtctcctgtctcacctgtctcacctgtgtcctgtgtcaCTCGTGTCTCACCTGTGCCGTCTCACTCACCTGCTGCACCAG ACGAGGAGGAGTGGTCCGATGAGTTTGAGGATGACGGAGATGAAGCTGCTCCTG AAGACCTGTACCAGGCTCCTCCAGCAGGGACAGACGAGGACCTGTACGAGGAGGTCCAGAACCAGCAG TTCGGAGGCGATGAGACGAGAGAAAACATCAGAGTGAGAGCTCTCTACGACTACAAAgctg CTCTCTCCCCAGTGGACGACTCTGAGATCACCTTTGACCccggtgacatcatcacggGCGTGGACATGCTGGACGAGGGCTGGTGGAGAGGCCACGGCCCCCAGGGCCACTACGGCATGTTCCCCGCCAACTACGTGGAGCTgctgtga
- the dbnla gene encoding drebrin-like a isoform X2 → MNQTRELYEENQRLRGASRGEPEAEELHEENQRLRSFTRRTRETMAVNLSRNGPSLMDAYKEVVDGRMATNWALFTYEGNTNDIRLAEKGDGGLEEMVEELSSGKVMYAFCRVQDPNSGLSKYVLINWIGEGVKDSRKGMCANHVNAMASFLKGAHVTINARGDDDVEPEVILQKVAKASGADFRFHQQEQREAPREAVGSVYRRVNAVEEIQQTRKDDFWGQAQRDEAARLQEDKRVEKERKEVEEKKTKEREVEREEKQTKERVQQMEKIQQQREEEQRQHNPPRDENRKSGVAAAASVQKANEAKSLISQRSFNPRDIFRQREQSFESPAASGPGASRPGKVLCQKSFERDTLLPPPSPAAVAPVSPVSPVSPVSCVTRVSPVPSHSPAAPDEEEWSDEFEDDGDEAAPEDLYQAPPAGTDEDLYEEVQNQQFGGDETRENIRVRALYDYKAALSPVDDSEITFDPGDIITGVDMLDEGWWRGHGPQGHYGMFPANYVELL, encoded by the exons ATGAACCAGACTCGGGAGCTTTACGAGGAGAACCAGAGGCTGAGAGGAGCTTCACGAGGAGAACCAGAGGCTGAGGAGCTTCACGAGGAGAACCAGAGGCTGAGGAGCTTCACGAGGAGAACCAGGGAGACGATGGCAGTGAACCTGAGCAGGAACGGTCCGTCACTCATGGACGCTTACAAAGAAGTGGTGGACGGGAGGATGGCCACCAACTG GGCGCTCTTCACGTATGAAGGGAACACGAATGACATCCGTCTGGCAGAGAAAGGAG atggtgGATTAGAGGAGATGGTGGAGGAGCTGAGCAGTGGGAAGGTGATGTACGCTTTCTGTCGAGTCCAGGACCCAAACTCAGGTCTGTCCAAATATGTCCTCATAaactgg ataggtgaaggtgtgaaggaCTCTAGAAAAGGAATGTGTGCCAACCACGTGAACGCCATGGCCAGCTTCCTGAAG ggagCTCACGTGACCATCAACGCCCGTGGAGACGACGACGTGGAGCCGGAGGTCATCCTGCAGAAGGTGGCCAAGGCGTCCGGAGCCGACTTCCGCTTCCACCAGCAGGAGCAGCGAGAGGCCCCCAGAGAGGCCGTG GGCTCTGTGTACCGGAGGGTCAACGCGGTGGAGGAGATCCAACAGACCAGGAAGGACGACTTCTGGGGTCAAGCTCAG AGGGACGAAGCCGCTCGTCTACAGGAGGACAAACgagtggagaaggagaggaaggaggtggaggagaagaagactaaagagagggaggtggagagggaggagaagcagaCCAAGGAGAGAGTTCAGCAGATGGAGAA GATTCAacagcagagagaagaagagcagcgGCAGCAT AACCCGCCGCGAGATGAGAACAGGAAGTCGGGCGTCGCTGCTGCAGCGTCGGTGCAGAAAGCTAAC GAGGCCAAATCACTGATTTCTCAGAGATCGTTCAACCCCAGAGACATCTTCAGGCAGAGGGAGCAGAGCTTTGAGTCTCCTGCTGCATCAggaccaggtgcatccagaCCAG GGAAGGTTCTATGTCAGAAGTCCTTTGAGAGAGACACTTTGCtgcctcctccgtctccagctGCTGTGGCCCCggtgtctcctgtctcacctgtctcacctgtgtcctgtgtcaCTCGTGTCTCACCTGTGCCGTCTCACTCACCTGCTGCACCAG ACGAGGAGGAGTGGTCCGATGAGTTTGAGGATGACGGAGATGAAGCTGCTCCTG AAGACCTGTACCAGGCTCCTCCAGCAGGGACAGACGAGGACCTGTACGAGGAGGTCCAGAACCAGCAG TTCGGAGGCGATGAGACGAGAGAAAACATCAGAGTGAGAGCTCTCTACGACTACAAAgctg CTCTCTCCCCAGTGGACGACTCTGAGATCACCTTTGACCccggtgacatcatcacggGCGTGGACATGCTGGACGAGGGCTGGTGGAGAGGCCACGGCCCCCAGGGCCACTACGGCATGTTCCCCGCCAACTACGTGGAGCTgctgtga
- the dbnla gene encoding drebrin-like a isoform X5 has protein sequence MNQTRELYEENQRLRGASRGEPEAEELHEENQRLRSFTRRTRETMAVNLSRNGPSLMDAYKEVVDGRMATNWALFTYEGNTNDIRLAEKGDGGLEEMVEELSSGKVMYAFCRVQDPNSGLSKYVLINWIGEGVKDSRKGMCANHVNAMASFLKGAHVTINARGDDDVEPEVILQKVAKASGADFRFHQQEQREAPREAVGSVYRRVNAVEEIQQTRKDDFWGQAQRDEAARLQEDKRVEKERKEVEEKKTKEREVEREEKQTKERVQQMEKIQQQREEEQRQHNPPRDENRKSGVAAAASVQKANEAKSLISQRSFNPRDIFRQREQSFESPAASGPGASRPGKVLCQKSFERDTLLPPPSPAAVAPVSPVSPVSPVSCVTRVSPVPSHSPAAPDEEEWSDEFEDDGDEAAPEDLYQAPPAGTDEDLYEEVQNQQFGGDETRENIRVRALYDYKAVDDSEITFDPGDIITGVDMLDEGWWRGHGPQGHYGMFPANYVELL, from the exons ATGAACCAGACTCGGGAGCTTTACGAGGAGAACCAGAGGCTGAGAGGAGCTTCACGAGGAGAACCAGAGGCTGAGGAGCTTCACGAGGAGAACCAGAGGCTGAGGAGCTTCACGAGGAGAACCAGGGAGACGATGGCAGTGAACCTGAGCAGGAACGGTCCGTCACTCATGGACGCTTACAAAGAAGTGGTGGACGGGAGGATGGCCACCAACTG GGCGCTCTTCACGTATGAAGGGAACACGAATGACATCCGTCTGGCAGAGAAAGGAG atggtgGATTAGAGGAGATGGTGGAGGAGCTGAGCAGTGGGAAGGTGATGTACGCTTTCTGTCGAGTCCAGGACCCAAACTCAGGTCTGTCCAAATATGTCCTCATAaactgg ataggtgaaggtgtgaaggaCTCTAGAAAAGGAATGTGTGCCAACCACGTGAACGCCATGGCCAGCTTCCTGAAG ggagCTCACGTGACCATCAACGCCCGTGGAGACGACGACGTGGAGCCGGAGGTCATCCTGCAGAAGGTGGCCAAGGCGTCCGGAGCCGACTTCCGCTTCCACCAGCAGGAGCAGCGAGAGGCCCCCAGAGAGGCCGTG GGCTCTGTGTACCGGAGGGTCAACGCGGTGGAGGAGATCCAACAGACCAGGAAGGACGACTTCTGGGGTCAAGCTCAG AGGGACGAAGCCGCTCGTCTACAGGAGGACAAACgagtggagaaggagaggaaggaggtggaggagaagaagactaaagagagggaggtggagagggaggagaagcagaCCAAGGAGAGAGTTCAGCAGATGGAGAA GATTCAacagcagagagaagaagagcagcgGCAGCAT AACCCGCCGCGAGATGAGAACAGGAAGTCGGGCGTCGCTGCTGCAGCGTCGGTGCAGAAAGCTAAC GAGGCCAAATCACTGATTTCTCAGAGATCGTTCAACCCCAGAGACATCTTCAGGCAGAGGGAGCAGAGCTTTGAGTCTCCTGCTGCATCAggaccaggtgcatccagaCCAG GGAAGGTTCTATGTCAGAAGTCCTTTGAGAGAGACACTTTGCtgcctcctccgtctccagctGCTGTGGCCCCggtgtctcctgtctcacctgtctcacctgtgtcctgtgtcaCTCGTGTCTCACCTGTGCCGTCTCACTCACCTGCTGCACCAG ACGAGGAGGAGTGGTCCGATGAGTTTGAGGATGACGGAGATGAAGCTGCTCCTG AAGACCTGTACCAGGCTCCTCCAGCAGGGACAGACGAGGACCTGTACGAGGAGGTCCAGAACCAGCAG TTCGGAGGCGATGAGACGAGAGAAAACATCAGAGTGAGAGCTCTCTACGACTACAAAgctg TGGACGACTCTGAGATCACCTTTGACCccggtgacatcatcacggGCGTGGACATGCTGGACGAGGGCTGGTGGAGAGGCCACGGCCCCCAGGGCCACTACGGCATGTTCCCCGCCAACTACGTGGAGCTgctgtga
- the dbnla gene encoding drebrin-like a isoform X3, producing the protein MNQTRELYEENQRLRGASRGEPEAEELHEENQRLRSFTRRTRETMAVNLSRNGPSLMDAYKEVVDGRMATNWALFTYEGNTNDIRLAEKGDGGLEEMVEELSSGKVMYAFCRVQDPNSGLSKYVLINWIGEGVKDSRKGMCANHVNAMASFLKGAHVTINARGDDDVEPEVILQKVAKASGADFRFHQQEQREAPREAVGSVYRRVNAVEEIQQTRKDDFWGQAQVQRDEAARLQEDKRVEKERKEVEEKKTKEREVEREEKQTKERVQQMEKIQQQREEEQRQHNPPRDENRKSGVAAAASVQKANEAKSLISQRSFNPRDIFRQREQSFESPAASGPGASRPGKVLCQKSFERDTLLPPPSPAAVAPVSPVSPVSPVSCVTRVSPVPSHSPAAPDEEEWSDEFEDDGDEAAPEDLYQAPPAGTDEDLYEEVQNQQFGGDETRENIRVRALYDYKAVDDSEITFDPGDIITGVDMLDEGWWRGHGPQGHYGMFPANYVELL; encoded by the exons ATGAACCAGACTCGGGAGCTTTACGAGGAGAACCAGAGGCTGAGAGGAGCTTCACGAGGAGAACCAGAGGCTGAGGAGCTTCACGAGGAGAACCAGAGGCTGAGGAGCTTCACGAGGAGAACCAGGGAGACGATGGCAGTGAACCTGAGCAGGAACGGTCCGTCACTCATGGACGCTTACAAAGAAGTGGTGGACGGGAGGATGGCCACCAACTG GGCGCTCTTCACGTATGAAGGGAACACGAATGACATCCGTCTGGCAGAGAAAGGAG atggtgGATTAGAGGAGATGGTGGAGGAGCTGAGCAGTGGGAAGGTGATGTACGCTTTCTGTCGAGTCCAGGACCCAAACTCAGGTCTGTCCAAATATGTCCTCATAaactgg ataggtgaaggtgtgaaggaCTCTAGAAAAGGAATGTGTGCCAACCACGTGAACGCCATGGCCAGCTTCCTGAAG ggagCTCACGTGACCATCAACGCCCGTGGAGACGACGACGTGGAGCCGGAGGTCATCCTGCAGAAGGTGGCCAAGGCGTCCGGAGCCGACTTCCGCTTCCACCAGCAGGAGCAGCGAGAGGCCCCCAGAGAGGCCGTG GGCTCTGTGTACCGGAGGGTCAACGCGGTGGAGGAGATCCAACAGACCAGGAAGGACGACTTCTGGGGTCAAGCTCAGGTACAG AGGGACGAAGCCGCTCGTCTACAGGAGGACAAACgagtggagaaggagaggaaggaggtggaggagaagaagactaaagagagggaggtggagagggaggagaagcagaCCAAGGAGAGAGTTCAGCAGATGGAGAA GATTCAacagcagagagaagaagagcagcgGCAGCAT AACCCGCCGCGAGATGAGAACAGGAAGTCGGGCGTCGCTGCTGCAGCGTCGGTGCAGAAAGCTAAC GAGGCCAAATCACTGATTTCTCAGAGATCGTTCAACCCCAGAGACATCTTCAGGCAGAGGGAGCAGAGCTTTGAGTCTCCTGCTGCATCAggaccaggtgcatccagaCCAG GGAAGGTTCTATGTCAGAAGTCCTTTGAGAGAGACACTTTGCtgcctcctccgtctccagctGCTGTGGCCCCggtgtctcctgtctcacctgtctcacctgtgtcctgtgtcaCTCGTGTCTCACCTGTGCCGTCTCACTCACCTGCTGCACCAG ACGAGGAGGAGTGGTCCGATGAGTTTGAGGATGACGGAGATGAAGCTGCTCCTG AAGACCTGTACCAGGCTCCTCCAGCAGGGACAGACGAGGACCTGTACGAGGAGGTCCAGAACCAGCAG TTCGGAGGCGATGAGACGAGAGAAAACATCAGAGTGAGAGCTCTCTACGACTACAAAgctg TGGACGACTCTGAGATCACCTTTGACCccggtgacatcatcacggGCGTGGACATGCTGGACGAGGGCTGGTGGAGAGGCCACGGCCCCCAGGGCCACTACGGCATGTTCCCCGCCAACTACGTGGAGCTgctgtga
- the dbnla gene encoding drebrin-like a isoform X1 — MNQTRELYEENQRLRGASRGEPEAEELHEENQRLRSFTRRTRETMAVNLSRNGPSLMDAYKEVVDGRMATNWALFTYEGNTNDIRLAEKGDGGLEEMVEELSSGKVMYAFCRVQDPNSGLSKYVLINWIGEGVKDSRKGMCANHVNAMASFLKGAHVTINARGDDDVEPEVILQKVAKASGADFRFHQQEQREAPREAVGSVYRRVNAVEEIQQTRKDDFWGQAQVQRDEAARLQEDKRVEKERKEVEEKKTKEREVEREEKQTKERVQQMEKIQQQREEEQRQHNPPRDENRKSGVAAAASVQKANEAKSLISQRSFNPRDIFRQREQSFESPAASGPGASRPGKVLCQKSFERDTLLPPPSPAAVAPVSPVSPVSPVSCVTRVSPVPSHSPAAPDEEEWSDEFEDDGDEAAPEDLYQAPPAGTDEDLYEEVQNQQFGGDETRENIRVRALYDYKAALSPVDDSEITFDPGDIITGVDMLDEGWWRGHGPQGHYGMFPANYVELL; from the exons ATGAACCAGACTCGGGAGCTTTACGAGGAGAACCAGAGGCTGAGAGGAGCTTCACGAGGAGAACCAGAGGCTGAGGAGCTTCACGAGGAGAACCAGAGGCTGAGGAGCTTCACGAGGAGAACCAGGGAGACGATGGCAGTGAACCTGAGCAGGAACGGTCCGTCACTCATGGACGCTTACAAAGAAGTGGTGGACGGGAGGATGGCCACCAACTG GGCGCTCTTCACGTATGAAGGGAACACGAATGACATCCGTCTGGCAGAGAAAGGAG atggtgGATTAGAGGAGATGGTGGAGGAGCTGAGCAGTGGGAAGGTGATGTACGCTTTCTGTCGAGTCCAGGACCCAAACTCAGGTCTGTCCAAATATGTCCTCATAaactgg ataggtgaaggtgtgaaggaCTCTAGAAAAGGAATGTGTGCCAACCACGTGAACGCCATGGCCAGCTTCCTGAAG ggagCTCACGTGACCATCAACGCCCGTGGAGACGACGACGTGGAGCCGGAGGTCATCCTGCAGAAGGTGGCCAAGGCGTCCGGAGCCGACTTCCGCTTCCACCAGCAGGAGCAGCGAGAGGCCCCCAGAGAGGCCGTG GGCTCTGTGTACCGGAGGGTCAACGCGGTGGAGGAGATCCAACAGACCAGGAAGGACGACTTCTGGGGTCAAGCTCAGGTACAG AGGGACGAAGCCGCTCGTCTACAGGAGGACAAACgagtggagaaggagaggaaggaggtggaggagaagaagactaaagagagggaggtggagagggaggagaagcagaCCAAGGAGAGAGTTCAGCAGATGGAGAA GATTCAacagcagagagaagaagagcagcgGCAGCAT AACCCGCCGCGAGATGAGAACAGGAAGTCGGGCGTCGCTGCTGCAGCGTCGGTGCAGAAAGCTAAC GAGGCCAAATCACTGATTTCTCAGAGATCGTTCAACCCCAGAGACATCTTCAGGCAGAGGGAGCAGAGCTTTGAGTCTCCTGCTGCATCAggaccaggtgcatccagaCCAG GGAAGGTTCTATGTCAGAAGTCCTTTGAGAGAGACACTTTGCtgcctcctccgtctccagctGCTGTGGCCCCggtgtctcctgtctcacctgtctcacctgtgtcctgtgtcaCTCGTGTCTCACCTGTGCCGTCTCACTCACCTGCTGCACCAG ACGAGGAGGAGTGGTCCGATGAGTTTGAGGATGACGGAGATGAAGCTGCTCCTG AAGACCTGTACCAGGCTCCTCCAGCAGGGACAGACGAGGACCTGTACGAGGAGGTCCAGAACCAGCAG TTCGGAGGCGATGAGACGAGAGAAAACATCAGAGTGAGAGCTCTCTACGACTACAAAgctg CTCTCTCCCCAGTGGACGACTCTGAGATCACCTTTGACCccggtgacatcatcacggGCGTGGACATGCTGGACGAGGGCTGGTGGAGAGGCCACGGCCCCCAGGGCCACTACGGCATGTTCCCCGCCAACTACGTGGAGCTgctgtga